The Candidatus Acidiferrales bacterium genome contains the following window.
TTTTGTTTTACTTCGCCCTCGAAGACAAATGCGGCCAGCAAAATGTCACCCACGCCATCGCCCACATGGTTTATGCTCTTCGCGGGCAGCAATACGGTTATTCCGATTTTCGCGCCGCCCTCGAGCAGGAATGCCACCAGAACCTGTCTGATTTTTTCGACGTGTGGCTGCAACAGAAGGGAATTCCGGCCGATTTTCGCGCTCGTTACGAAAATGCGGTAAGCAATAGCGCTAAGCCGTAGAGATTTGGATGGCGGGTTAGTTTGAATTTTCTTGCATTCATAGGAGGAATCGTGAAGGAAGTTATTTCCACGCAGCACGGCCCCAAGGCCATCGGCCCCTATTCGCAAGCGATTCGCGCCAACGGTTTCATTTTTATTTCCGGTCAAGTTGCGTTTGATCCCGCGACCGGCCAGCTCATCGAAGGTGACGTCGCCGCGCAGACCGAGCGCGTCCTGCAAAATTTGAAGGGTATCGTCGAAGCCGCTGGCTCAATGCTCGATAAAACCGTGAAGACCACCGTGTTTCTCAAGGACATGAACGATTTTTCAAAAATGAACGAAGTCTATTCCCGGTTTTTCCCGGCGAATCCGCCTGCTCGCTCCACTGTCGAAGTCGCGCGCCTTCCTCGCGACGTTCGCGTGGAAATCGATCTCATTGCGCTCGCGTAAGAAGAAGGAATCCCGAATGCAAATTCACCACAATTGGACGCGGGAAGAGATTCGCAAGATATTCCGCCTGCCTCTGCCGGACCTGATTTTCCAGGCTCAGTCGATTCATCGCGAATTTCATCGATCTGAGGAAGTCCAGCTTTGCCGTTTGCTCTCGATTAAAACCGGCGCGTGCCCGGAAGACTGTGCCTATTGCTCCCAGAGCGCGCATTACAAAACGGGCGTCGCGCGCCAGAAATTGATGGATCCATGCGATGTTCTCGAATCCGCGCGCCGCGCCAAGGCCGATGGTGCCACGCGTTTCTGCATGGGCGCTGCCTGGCGCGATGTTCCCGAGGGGAAAGAATTCGACGCCGTCCTCGAAATGGTTCGCGGTGTTGCCGCACTCGATCTCGAGGTCTGCTGCACGCTCGGCATGCTTACGGAAAATCAAGCTGCGCAGCTCAAGCGAGCCGGCCTCACCGCCTACAACCATAATCTTGACACCTCGCCTGAATTTTACGGCCACATCATCACCACGCGCATTTATGAAGATCGCCTGCGCACCATCGCGCACGTCCGTCAAGCGGGAATCACGGTTTGCTGCGGCGGAATTCTCGGAATCGGGGAATCCGAAGAGGATCGCATCGGCTTGCTGCATCAGCTTGCGAATCTTGATCCGCATCCCGAAAGCGTGCCCATCAACGTTCTCGCTCACGTCGAAGGCACTCCGCTCGCTCATGTGCCGGACCTCGATCCACTCGTTTTCGTCCGCACCATCGCCGCCGCGCGCATTCTCATGCCTGCTTCGCGTGTCCGACTTTCCGGCGGACGCCACACCCTGTCGCGCGAAGCTGTCGCTCTCTGTTTTCTCGCCGGCGCGAATTCCATTTTCACTGGCGAAAAGCTTCTGACCACGCCGAATCCGCCCGTCGATCAGGATCTGGCTCTCCTCGA
Protein-coding sequences here:
- a CDS encoding RidA family protein; the encoded protein is MKEVISTQHGPKAIGPYSQAIRANGFIFISGQVAFDPATGQLIEGDVAAQTERVLQNLKGIVEAAGSMLDKTVKTTVFLKDMNDFSKMNEVYSRFFPANPPARSTVEVARLPRDVRVEIDLIALA
- the bioB gene encoding biotin synthase BioB gives rise to the protein MQIHHNWTREEIRKIFRLPLPDLIFQAQSIHREFHRSEEVQLCRLLSIKTGACPEDCAYCSQSAHYKTGVARQKLMDPCDVLESARRAKADGATRFCMGAAWRDVPEGKEFDAVLEMVRGVAALDLEVCCTLGMLTENQAAQLKRAGLTAYNHNLDTSPEFYGHIITTRIYEDRLRTIAHVRQAGITVCCGGILGIGESEEDRIGLLHQLANLDPHPESVPINVLAHVEGTPLAHVPDLDPLVFVRTIAAARILMPASRVRLSGGRHTLSREAVALCFLAGANSIFTGEKLLTTPNPPVDQDLALLDDLGMRPMQRASNA